The Diospyros lotus cultivar Yz01 chromosome 15, ASM1463336v1, whole genome shotgun sequence genome has a window encoding:
- the LOC127791474 gene encoding uncharacterized protein LOC127791474 — protein sequence MDGVDRGRGLWRELKQRLGLKGVIGFCGSSSWRSTGSSLRARFLEEPLAGQIPAPERESEGPPVGRASSGMNLAAALAAERNLAAEAAGLMPLRALMRLAEETDGQDRKRRKMDGGDGGTVDAVCCVCMERNKGAAFIPCGHTYCRVCSRELWLNRGSCPLCNHAISQILDIF from the coding sequence ATGGACGGTGTGGATCGAGGGAGAGGGCTGTGGAGGGAGCTGAAGCAACGGCTGGGATTGAAGGGGGTAATCGGCTTCTGTGGGTCCTCGTCGTGGAGGAGCACCGGCAGTAGTCTCCGAGCGAGGTTTCTAGAAGAGCCTCTGGCAGGTCAGATTCCGGCTCCGGAGCGAGAATCCGAAGGGCCTCCTGTGGGGAGAGCCTCTTCCGGGATGAACCTCGCGGCGGCGCTGGCGGCCGAGCGCAACCTCGCCGCGGAGGCGGCGGGTCTGATGCCACTGAGGGCGTTGATGCGGCTGGCGGAGGAAACGGACGGCCAGGATCGGAAGAGGCGGAAGATGGACGGTGGAGATGGAGGGACCGTTGATGCGGTGTGCTGCGTGTGCATGGAGAGGAATAAAGGTGCGGCTTTTATCCCCTGCGGGCACACCTACTGCAGGGTATGTTCTCGGGAGCTGTGGTTGAATCGTGGGTCTTGTCCACTTTGCAACCATGCGATCTCCCAAATCCTTGATATCTTTTAG